The genome window AGCCGCGATTACCACAATTGCAGGCAGGGCCATCCAGCCAGATCACCATATGGCCCAGCTCGCCAGCAGTGCCATCCGGGCCCCGGAAGAGCTGACCGTTCAAGATAAGGCCACCCCCTACACCGGTACCCAGGGTCAGCATCAGCAGGTTATTTGCCCCCTGGCCAGCTCCCTGCCAGAACTCGCCCAGAGTGGCCAGATTAGCATCATTGTCCAATTTGACCGGTACACCCAGCAACTCTGTTAACCAGGTGGTCACGGGAACATTCCGCCAGCCCGGCAAGTTCGGGGAAAAAATGCATTCTCCCTGCGCGAAGTCATGCAGGCCAGGAGCGCCTACCCCTACCCCGGCCAGAGTATGCCCCTGGCCAAACTCTGTCACCAATTCCCGCACCAGGTCAGCAATCCGCACTACCACTGCCCTCGGCCCCGCTGCCGCCTGGGTGGGGATTTCCTTTTTTCCCAGCAACTCCCCCGCGGTGGTAAACAATCCGCCTTTAATGTTGGTCCCGCCCAGATCAATTCCTGCGATTACTTGCATGTCCCCGTTCTCCTCCTTTGTTCCAGATAAGCCAGCACCGTTTCCGGAGAGCGATTGAGGATTTGCTCCTCTTTTACTCCCTGCCGCTGGCACAAATCCCAGGCAGCGGTCAGTTCACCCACCCAGTCGGCATAGTGGCTGTCACTGCCCAGACTGATCAACACCCCGTATTCCGCCGCCAGACGGGCAATCGCGGCACAATTGGTAGCACTGCCTTTGCGGCTGCCGCCCAGGGAGCTGTTGTTGATTTCAATCGCCTTCCCGTAATGTTTGGCCCCCTGGACAATCACTTCCGGGTCGATCTGAAATTCGGGATTGCCCGGATGAACAATCACATCCACCAGGGGGTGGGCCATAGCTTTCAGCATGGCGTCAGTATTGGTCACAATTCCCTGGTCAGCAGGAAAACAGTAGGTATGAAAACCGGCCAGCACAATCTCCAGTTTGGCCAGATACTGGTCTGGCAGGTCCAGGGTCCCATCCAGCCCGATAATGTTAGCCTCCACACCTTTTAATACTCTCACCCCGTAAATGGTTTCCGGCAATACCCGCAGGTTACCGAAATGATAAAGATGGGGCCCCCCCGGCATGGCTGGACCATGATCGGTCAAAGCAAACATTTTCAACCCCTTGTCAGCAGCTGCCCTGGCCATTTCCTGCACGGTGCTGTAAGCATGGCCACTGGCAACACTATGGCAATGTAAATCCACCAACCAACGCATGGCCGGGATCTCCCCTTTCTATCTCTGCATGATCTCTTCCACCCATGCCCGCAGCACTTCCGCTACTCCCCAGGCCTGGGCAAAACAACCCCGGGGAGTGTGGGGATGGTCACCATCAAAAATTTCGGAAATGGTACCAACACCTGCTTCGAATAGATGGCCCCGGAAGGGCTCCAGCAATTTTTCAGCTATTTCCCGGCTGCTGGCATCATAGTTGTGCACTTTTCGCAGCGCTGTCAAAAAAGGGCCAATCAACCAGCTCCAGGCCGTTCCCTGGTGATAGGCTCCATCCCTTTTCCAGCGGTCACCGATGTATGTACTCTGATACCGGGGATGATCTGCCGCCAGGCTGCGCAGCCCGTAAGGGGTATACAAGGCCCGCCAAACCGCCCGCACCACCAGTTTCTGGCGAATAGGATCCAGCAATTGATGGGGTAAACTTACCGCCAGGATCTGATTGGGCCGCAAGGCTGGATCAGGGTTGCCTGCGGGATCAATCACATCATACAAATAGCCGCCCTCGGCATACCAGAATTTCGCATTAAAACTGCTGGCAGCTAACCTGGCCAATTCCTCCAGCTCCCTGGCGCTTTCTCCTTGCCTGCGAGCCAGCTCCGCCGCAATCTTGAGGGCATTATACCAGAGAGCATTGATTTCCACCGCTTTGCCCTCCCGGGGGGTTACCACCCAGTCCCCGACTTTGGCATCCATCCAGGTTAACTGGGTGCCACGACTGCCGGCAGTCAACAAGCCGTCCTCATCCATTTTAATATTATACCTGGTTCCTCGTTGATGCCAAGCCAGAATTTCCCGTAAAACGGGGTAAATTTCCTTGTAAACAAAAGAATAGTCACCAGTATATTCCAGATATTTAAAAACTGCCTGGAAATACCAGAGAGACGCATCCACCGTATTATAATCCGGCCGTTCCCCGCCATCAGGAAAACGATTGGGGATCAGCCCTTCCTCCAAATAGCGGGCAAATGTCTGCAACAATTCCCTGGCTACTTCAAAGCGCCTGGTGACCAGGGTCAAGCCCGGCAGGGCGATCATAGTATCCCTGCCCCAGTCGGTAAACCAGGGATAGCCGGCAATCACAGTGGCCGTGCCGGTGCTGGCCCGGCGGACAATAAACTGGTCTGCCGCCAGCACAAGGGCATTAAGCATTGGATGCTGATAGCCTGCCTGTTCCAGGAGGGCGGCAAGCCGCTTTTCTTCCCGAACCTGTAACAGGCGGGCGGAAGGCATTTCAGCTATCGGTTCGACTGAAGCCAGAATGGCCAATTCTCCATCTCCGTCCAGCTGAGCTATAAACTCCCCTGGCATGTAGTGGTCTTCAACAGATTCCAGCCCCCGTTCCTGCTCTATGCGGTAGACCATATTCTCGAACCAGTAGCCCGGACCGGCTTGCCAGCGACAGTTTTGTCCGCGCAGATAAAGGGCAGGAGCCTCCGGCCAGGCCTGTAACCTGACCTGTTCCGGCCCATCTTCCCGCTGCCAGGGCCAGGGACAGCGCCGCACATTCCCATGATAGTCCCGGCAATTGACTAAGGGGGTTATCCGTATTTCTACCTTTTCCCCGCTCCCATTCCAGACCCGATAGCGAACAACAGTGGTATTCTGACCATGGATCATAAAGACGATTTTCTCCAGCAACAGGTCCTCAATGGCATAGAGGAAACGGGGCAATGGTTCCCGGCTGAACTGCAACAAATAGTTTTGCCCCTGGGGATAAAAACCTCCCGTCGTCTCATTGACCCCAAGCAGGTACTCCTTACCCCGCCAGATCACCTTTTCCTCCAGCTTGCTCAACAGCAGCAGGCGCTGGGTGGGGGGATTAAGGGAAGCGATTAATAATCCATGATAGCGCCTGGTATTGCAGCCTGTAATAGTGGAAGCCGCAAAACCGCCCAGACCATTGGTCACCAGCCATTCCTTATTTAGAGCCTGGTCTAAATCAGCCAGCTGGCTTTTGGGAAAATGGAGCATTATATCACCACCTGTAAAAAGTAGGCTGAGCTTAGTTTAGCCCAGCCTGACTTTATTATATCCCTAAAACTGACCTTTTTCCAGCAGATCCAGCACCGTTAAGACCAGCATGGCATGGGACCAGGTCAGGGGTACTACCCAGGCTGGCTGACCAGTTTCCCGATCCACCTGTTCCGGCAACAAGCCGGTAGCAGTCTGGTGGTCAACAGCCCAGTACAGCAGCTCTTTGGCCCGCTGGTAATTGCCCCGGGCCCCATGATACTGGGCCAGCCAGAGGGTGCAGAGAATCCAGGGATTCCCCCCGATATAATGGTCATTCTCGTAACGCTTGATTCCTCCCACCCGGGGTGAGGTCAGGAATTGCTCCACTGCTTGCGCCGTGGCTTCCACGCGGGGATCATCCGGTGGCAGGAAGGCAAAGGGAACTGTCAACCCCAGTAAAGAGACATCCACCACCGCATCTTCCTGCAGGCAGTAAATCATCTGTCCCCGCTCTCCTGGCAGGATAACTCCCTTTTCTCCCTGGCCAGTGCGCCATTGATACTCTTCCCGGTTGACACAGAGCTTGACTCCCCGCAAAAAGCGGTTATAGCCGGGATGCCAGAGCTTTTCCTGAATCCGCTGGCCCAGTTCCTCTGCTGCCTGTCTCCAGCGTTCCGCTTCCTCCTGATAGCCCAGAGTAGTTGCAGCATCAGCAGCGGCCATTAAACCAGCCCAGACTGCTACCGCCGAATAGGTGTGTTCCCCACAGCGTTCTTCCCAGAGATCAAAACTGGGTTGCGGCAGACCGGTTTCTGCATCCCTGAAGTTTATCAGGAACTCCGCCCCTTTCTTGAATGAGGGCCACATTTCTGCCAGAAAGGCCCGTTCCCGGTAAAGAGCATAATGCTGCCACATGCCCCAAAGTACCGAGCCGGTTTCATCGATCTGAAGACCCCAGTTTGGTGCAATCGCTCCATCCAGGTAATAGCGCTGCTCCCAGGAACCATCTGCATTCTGGGCCTTTGCTGCCCAGCGGTAAAAACGGGCGGCAGCTTCCTTATAACCGGCCCGGTCGATGGCATAAGTGATAAAGGCAGCATCCCGGCCCCAGCAATAGGCATAACCGCCACAGCGGGTAAAATCCTCATCAAATTCAGGAGCAGCGATCATGCTACCATGTTCCGCATCAGTCATCAGGGAAAAAACTATCAGGGAACGGCGATAGAGGGCATCCAGACGCTCATCCCCTGTCTGCACCGGTTTAGCCTGGGCCAAATATCCTTTCCAGTAGCTGCGGGTAGCAGCCAGCAAAGCTGCATAGCCTTCTTCCCGTGCCTTTTCCAGCTGAGCTAAAGCCAGCTCATAGGAAGGCCCCAGGGAAAGGAAAATCGTTATGGCATTACTATGCCCGGGGGCCAAAAGCCCCAGATCCCAGGCCATCGCCCCATCGGTCGCCATGGCATGCATAACAGGTGAGAGCTGGCCATTGTCGGCATTCATCATAGCGCCACCGCACTGGAATTGCTGAGCTGGCCGGTCTGCTGCCCAGAGAAAATGGTAATTTTGCTTGAACTGCCAGAGCGCTTCCGCTTGCGGGCGGAAAATGGTGGTATGGTAACGCCCATATTCCCCGATTTGCAGCTGAGAAAACAGCAGCAAGCGCAAGCGCTGATCTGCTGCACCGGTATTAGTGACCTGAAGATGGCGCACCAGCAAATCCCGGCCTGGGACAGCAAAATCAGTAATTTCGGCCTTGATGCTATTCTCGCTCCCCTGCAAGACGGTGACCAGGACTGCACTGTCCGGCAGATAATACTGGTGGCTCTGCCACTGGTCTTCATGGAACCAGCTAGTCCGGGGCTGGCCATCGATAGCCAGCCCCAGCCAGTTGCGGCCAATATTCTGGGGTGTATCGATACGGGGCCAGAACAGGCGCTCCAGTTCCGCCCGCTTGCCCAGAGAAGCAAGCAAACGGGAATTCCCGATTACAGCACTCATCAAATAGGGTTTCCTTTCCATTACTGCGACTCCTTCCCTTAACCTTTGGTTCCACCGGCAGTCAGACCGGAAATAAGGTATTTTTGGGCCCAGAAAAAGAAGATCACTACTGGCACGGTAATCAGAATAGCTCCTGCCGACATATAATGCCAGTCAGTATTGAATTCATTGACAAAAGTCCTTAAACCAACAGGTAAAGTGTAGAGTTCTTCCCTGTTCATGAAAGTCAGGGCATACATAAACTCATTCCAGGCTGTTACAAAGGAATAAAAGGCTGTTACTGCCAGGCCCGGCAGAGATAAGGGCAGTACAATCCGCCAGAAAGTACCGAAAGGAGTCAGACCGTCTACCCGAGCCGCTTCTTCCAGCTCCACCGGAATTGTATCAAAAAATCCTTTTAACATCCAGACACAAAAGGGCAGGCTGACGGTAGAATAAGCCAGCACCAGACCGGTATAGCTATTTAAGAGCCCATAGGATTTAATAATATTATATAATGGCACAATCAACAGGGAACCGGGAAACATTTGCGCAACCAGGAAAGAAAAAAGCCCGGTTTGTTTACCCAGAAATTCAAAGCGGCTGAAGGCATAGGCGGCAGTTGCAGCCAGGAACACTCCGACCAGGGTGGTAAGAAAAGCGATCAGCGCCGAGTTGACCAGCCAGGTCAAAAAGATATGATTTTTGAAAGTTAAAATGTACCGGTAATTGTCCAGAGTGGGATGTTCGGGTATAAAGCGAATAACATTGCTGAAAACTTCGCTTTCCGGTTTGAAGGAGGTAGAAAGCACCCATACCACCGGAAAGACAGAAATTATGGAGGCCAGAGCCAGAATTATGTGTACCAGCAAATCAACCCAGCGTTTTGCTGTTTTTTTCTTCATCAGTACACCTTCTCTCCCGCATTCTTGAGCAGGCGATTGTAGAAAAAGCTGAAAGCCAGCAAAAAGCTCAGGATTATCACACCATAAGTTGCCGAAATCCCGAAATTCCAGTTCATAAATGCTTCCCGATAAGCATAGGTAACTAAAATCTCCGTCTGTTTGTAGGGGCCGCCACCGGTTATTAAATAAATAACATTAAACATATTGAAGGTCCAGATGACCCCCAGCAGCGTAGCAGTAAATGCTACCGGTTTCAACAGGGGTAAAGTGATATTCAGGAATTGCTGCCATTTGGAAGCGCCATCCACCTCTGCCGCTTCATATAGTTCTCTGGGTATGGACTGTAAGCCCCCCAGCAGGGTTACCATCATAAAGGGGACGCCCAGCCAGATATTGGTGATAATTACCGCAAACATGGCTGTCCACTTGTTGGAAAGCCAGGCGATCGGTTCAATTCCCAATTTACCCAGCATCAGGTTTATTATACCGTACTCGGCATTAAACATCCATTTCCAGGAAAAGGCGGATACAAAAGAGGGCACCGCCCAGGGAATAAGCATTAACATGCGGTAAATAGCTCTGCCCTTGAGCTTGCGATTGAGCAGCAAAGCCAGAAACAGACCTATGACAAAATGGAAAAAAACATTGGTAAAGGTCCAGATAAGAGTGTTAAGAGCTACATCCCAGAACTCGGAGTTCAAATTGCCCAGAAGTTTGCGATAATTGGCCAGCCCCACCCATTTCCATGAAGGGGCGACAAACTGGTTGCCCATGTTATACTGATTCATATCAGTGAAACTATAGGATATACCCAGAATCAAGGGATAAAAGACCAGTACAGCCATGGCCAGTAGAGCCGGGGTCAGAAACAGATAGGCCAGCCAGCTCTGGCTCAGCTTTTTATTCATTGACTTAACCTCCTTCTCGCCAAGGAAGGGGAGAGGCCAACAGCAGTTGGCCTCTACTTGTTCAGCAATTTCTTCCAGGCGGCTGCTACATCATCCAGGGCCTGTTGTGGAGTCTTTTGTCCTTTCAATGCGGCCTGATAATTGGGAGTAAAGTCAGTATAGATTTGACCGCCTTCAGGAATTACCGGCCGGTTGGTAGCTTTTTCAATCACTGCTTTAAAATCAGAAACAATCCGGTTGTTCTTGACTTCCGGCAATTCATAAGCGGATTTCCTGGTAGGCAACAGATTATTTTTAACAGCGAATTTAGCCTGAGCTTCCCTGGAGTTGATAAATTCGATAAATTTATACGCTGCTTCCCGGTTTTTGGTATTAGCAGAAATCACATAGTTATGTCCACCGACAGGAGAACCGGTTTTACCTTCTGGACCGACAGGGATGGGCGCAATGCCCAGGTTATCAGGATCCTTGAATTCAGGACCGCTGAGGAGATCGGAAGTTGCCCAGGGACCATTTAAAATCATAGCATATTTACCGGTTTTAAAGCCCACCTGCATATTGTCATAGTCGTTGGCAAAATCGATTTCTTTGGGAACTACCCCGTATTTATCCCGTAAATCAATCATAAACTGCAAGCCTTTAACTGCCCCGGGAGTATTGACCAGAATGGTTTTGTCCTTAGAATCGATCAGCCCACCACCAAAGGCCCACATGAAGGGCTGATACCAGTAAGCATCTCCGCGATAGAAAAAGCCATAACGCCCTTTCTGCTTGTCGGTCAGTTTTTGAGCCACTTTAACCAGCTCGTCCATTGTTTTCGGCGGTTCAACCCCGGCTTCCTTCAACATGCGTTTATTGTAGAGCAGCGCCAGGGCATCGGTTACCTGGGGTACACCCCATATTTTGCCATTATATACATTGTAGTTGAAAGGCGCTTCCAGGTAATCTGCCTTATCTTCAGGCTTGATTAAATCATCAATAGGAGCAAGATAGCCGAGAGCGGCAAATTCAGGTGTCCAGGCTATTTCAGCCCGGAAAACATCGGGAGCATTCCCTGCCTGGGCCGCCACTTTAAATTTGTTCTGCGCATCCGCAAAGGGAACAGCTTGCATGTCCACCTTGATATCCGGGTTTTGGGCCTCGAATTCCTTCACGATTTCATTAATAGTCTGGGTTTCTTCCTGGTTAAAAGTATGCCAGAAACTGATGGTAACTTTTTCTCCACCCGGCTTATTCCCGGTCCTGGGCTCTTCGTTTTTGGCACAGCCAGTGACAAAACTGGATGCCAGCAATACAGTAGCCAGTCCTAAACTAAGGCTTTTCACAATTCCCTTCATATCCCTGTCCTCCTTCAAATCATTCATAAAATGGCCAGTTCAGTGTCAGGATCAAACAAGTGCAGGTGGTTCATGTCTACCGCCAGAGTTACCTTATCCCCCATGCGGTAAGGCTGGCGTGCCGCCACCCGGGCTGTCACCTCCTGTTCGCCTACCTTAAGATGCAGGTATATTTCCGCCCCTAACAGCTCCACCACTTCAACAGGTGCCTGCAGTTGACTGTCAGGGTAGGTTTCCAGTGCTACCGGTTCATCATGAATATGTTCCGGCCTGATGCCCATAATCACTTCTTTACCAGGATAGGCTCTGATTCCGTTCTGCTTACCCTCAGGCACCTTCAATTTCAGTCCCGGTGCAGTCAGCCAAATGTTTCCTTCCTCCTCTTTTACTACCACCTTCAGGAAGTTCATGCTGGGACTACCGATAAATCCAGCCACAAATTTATTCCGCGGCTGGCGATAAAGGTTCATGGGGGTGTCTACCTGCTGAATGACGCCATCTTTCATCACCACAATCCGGTCACCCATGGTCATGGCTTCTGTCTGGTCATGGGTAACATAAATAGTGGTAGTTTTCAGTCGTTGATGCAAACGGGTGATTTCCGCACGCATCTGTACCCGTAACTTGGCATCCAGGTTGGAAAGAGGCTCGTCCATCAGGAAAACAGCCGGTTCGCGAACAATAGCGCGTCCCATAGCTACCCGCTGGCGCTGACCACCTGACAAAGCTTTCGGCTTTCTGTCCAGCAAGTGCTCGATTTGCAGGATTTTCGCCACTTCTCGCACCCGCCTGTCAATCTCGTCTTTCGGCAATTTGCGCAGTTTCAGGCCAAAAGCCATGTTATCATAAACATTCATATGCGGATACAGAGCATAATTCTGGAAAACCATGGCAATATCGCGGTCTTTAGGGGGCAGTTCATTGACCAGACGGTCGCCAATATACAGCTCCCCTGCGGATATATCCTCCAGTCCAGCGATCATACGCAGGGTAGTAGACTTGCCGCAGCCTGATGGTCCCACAAAAACTACAAACTCCTGATCCTTGATTTCCAGATTAAAGTTGGAAACAACCTCCACTTCGCCATAGCGCTTGTAAACATTGCGCAAAATCACTTGAGCCATCAGTTTTTAGCCTCCTTTGCCGGAGCACAGGATTTGCGAATCACCAGTTCGGTCCTGATAAAATCATGTCCAGCTTTCCGGGCCGGGTTGCGTATCTTCTCGATCAAGAGTTCCGTTACCCGCACTCCCAGCTCATAGGTAAAAATCTCCACACTCGTTAAAGGCGGAGCCGTAAACCGGGCCATAGGGACATTATTAAACCCCACTACTGAAACATCCCGCGGTACTTTCATCCCCCGTTCCCTAACCGCCTGGATAGCACCGAAAGCCATCAGGTCATCCGCCACAACAACAGCCGTCAAATCAGGATGCCGGTCCAGCAGTTCCAGCATGGCCCGCTCTCCCCCTTCCTGGGTATACTCACCATGGGCTACCAGACTGCGGTCAAAACCGACCCCGAACTCCTGCAGAGCCTTTTTATACCCATCCAGACGATCCAGGCTGACTACAAACTCCAGCGACCCGATAATACAGCCGATCCGCCGGTGTCCTAATCCCAGCAAATATGCTGTGGCCTGATAAGCAGCTTCGATATTATCATTATCAACCCAGCACATATCCCAGTCATGCAACGGCTTGCCCACCAGAGCCGCAGGAAACTTGCGGGCCTGTAATTCCGCCCCCAGCTGGTTATCAACCCGGGATACCAGCAAGATTACGCCATCTACTCTGCGCCCTCTGACCATGCGCAGAACCGCTTCCTTTTCCTCCTGTTCCGTTTCCCCGGTAGCCAGCAGCAAGTCATAGCCTTCCCGCCTGGCCACCGAACTGATGCCACGGATTACTTCCGGAAAGAATGGGTTGAGGAATACCTCTTCGGCAGCCCGGGGCATAACCAGGCCAATAGTTTCCGTACTGCGTGTCACCAGATTGCGGGCTACCAGGTTGGGATGATACCCCAGCTCTTTCATGGCCTGCAAAACCCGCTGCCTGGTTTCCTCACTGATTTTGGGGTTATTGGCCAGCACTCTTGAAACAGTAGATGGATTCACCCCTGCCAGTTTAGCTACATCTTTTATTGTTGGCGCCACATATCCACCTCCTAAGCAAACGTTTGCATGTGCAATCGTTTGCCCAGCTTTGTTTTTATTATACCCCTTTCAAAACGATTTGACAAGAGGAAAATAAAAAAGAGCTTCTCTCAGAAGCCCCCGTATTGCTGTACTGCCGCTGAACCGTATCCATCCTATTTCCGCCTCCGCCGCCAGTTGGCCAGATTGAACCCGATCAGCAGCAACAGTATCAAAAACGCCAGGATAGCTGCAACATAGACCGGAAAATAAATGTTCCAGGGATATTTTTTCAGAATAGCATTCCCTTTTTCTCTAACTGCCAGTACCAGGCGATCATACCAGGTGTATTTTTTTATGCTCACCGGCTGTTCCGGGTGGACAGGCTTAACCACTGCCAGTCGCTGTTTTTCCACACTGTAAGAGCCCAGCTGACTGCTCTGAGAGTTTTCACCCGCGGCCGGAGCCAGAACATCCAGAACATTGGGGTCCAGATTGGTATCGGTACCCCCACCAAATTGCCATTCCGTAGCTTTGGCCAGTACAGGCCGCCAGCCATCGGGACCGATGGGATCCTGACTGCCGATGAGGACATAATAATACCAGGTCTCGGGATGCTCATCCAGGGCCTCCCTGGGGATGACAGCCTCTACCGTTTTCCCATCTGTTGCCCGCCGGAACAGCAGGCCCTGGCGCCGTCCTGGTTCAGTCTTGCGCTGGTTCCAGTAATAAACCGCCCCTTTATGCCAGCCGGTAACATCGATAAAGTACTCCCAGCCATGGCGGGGGTCAAAGTCCACATAGGCCCCTTCCCGCCAGGTTTCAGAACGGCCTTGATTGGGCTGGCTGTCTATGTAAAGAGCAATCCGCTGATGACTAAACCCTTCCGGCGCTCCCCAGGGGTTGGACAGCTTTTCGGCAAAGGTAAAATAAAAATAATAACTGGAATCATCCACTTCCACGCGAAAGGTGGTCAGGTCATAGAGCCCATGCCGGGGATCAAATACCGGTCCCTTTGGATAGACATAGGTTCCCGGGCCCCGGTCATCCCCCCGGGGATCTTCCATTTGAAACAGCACCTGCCGCGGGACTGCATTAGCAGCTGCCGACTTGCTGCTTGCCAGCCCTAACAGCAGGAAAAACACCAGAAACACAGAAAAACGTCGCATATTATTCCCCCTCATGCAAGGAGAGGGCTGCCAGCCGCCGGGTCAATTCCAGGGCCGCATTATGGCCCAGCAGCTTGAGCCGGAAATTCATGGCGGCCACTTCAATGATGCTGGCAATATTGCGTCCAGGACGAACGGGAATAGTGATCCCGGGGATTTCATTGCCCAGCAGCTTAACTTTTTCCTCATCCAGGCCCAGGCGGTCATAATATTTACCTTCCTGCCACTCTTCCAGACGGATAGCCATATGAATGGTCTGCTCGATCCGCACTGCCCCTGCCCCGAAGAGAGTCCGGATATCCAGAATCCCCAGGCCGCGAATCTCCAGCAGATGTCTGACCACCTCCGGCGCCCGTCCCGAGAGGCGTTCCCCGATTTTAATCACTTCTACCGCATCATCAGCAACCAGGCGATGGCCCCTTTTCACCAGTTCCAGAGCTGTCTCACTCTTGCCAATGCCACTTTCCCCGGTAATCAGGACCCCAACGCCATGGACATCCACCAGCACCCCGTGGATGGTGGCACTGGGAGCCAGTCTTTCTTCAAGAAAATCGGTAAGTCGACTGATAAAACTGGTAGTTGGTTGCGGAGTGCGCAACAGGGGGATCCTCTTTTCCCGGGCCGCTTCCAGCCAGGTTGGCTCGATTTCAATGCCCCTGGTAATAATCAGGCAGGGAAAATACAGACTCAGCAAAACATTCCAGCGCTGCCAGGCTTCTTCGGCTGGCAGGGTGCCCAGGTAGGCAAACTCGGTAGTACCCAGTACCTGAATGCGCTGATGGTCAAAATGCTGCAAAAAGCCGGCCAGCACCAGGCCCGGCCGATTGATGTCCGCCACCTTCAGCTTGCGCCCTAACTCCTCTTCTCCGCTTAATACCTCAAGGCCCAGGGCCTTGATCAGATCCCGTACTTTAAGTTCAACCATTAAATCCACCTGCAACCAGCTGGGCCAGAGTCTCCACCGCAGCCTCTTCATCCTCGCCCTGGGCTTCAATGGTCAAATAGCTTCCCTTCTTGGCCGCCAGGGTCATCAAACCCAGAATGCTCTTGCCATCAACTTCATGATTGTCTTTGCTCACCTTGATCTGACTTTTGAAACGGCTGGCAGTCTGGACAAACAGGGCTGCCGGCCTGGCATGTAAGCCCATTTCATTGGTGATTTCGACTGTAACCTTTGCCATTTTTACTTCCCCCTCACTGCTTCAGTATTCCATTCCATTCTATCGAAAACCGTCTTTTTTCACAAGACAAAACGGTGAATTGCCTCTGCTACTCCATCATCATCATTGGCCAGAGTGACATAATCGGCGATAGCCTTGACTTCCGGTTTGGCATTGCCCATGGCCACCCCGATCCCTGCCAGCTCAATCATATCCAGGTCATTGAAACTGTCCCCGATAGCCATGGCGTCCTTTAACTCCAGGTCCAGATGGCGGCAAAGGGCAATTAGGGCCTGGCCCTTACTGGCTTCCGGATGGGTGAACTCCAGATAATGATCCTTGGATTTGGCCAGCTGCACTTTGCCCTGCCAGCGGGGGCGCAAGGCTGCCGCCAGCTGGTCCAGCCGTTCCGGTTCAGCGATGAGCAGAATTTTGCTGGGTCCCTGACCGCTGGCCAGAATCCTGCCCCGCAAATCCTCTTCCACCGTGTAGGGAACCCGGGCCAGTTGACTGTATGCTTCTGCCTCTGCTGTCGCCTTTTCCACATAGAGGTGGTCATCCAGATAGATATTGGCATGAATCCCTTCTTCCCGGGCCAGGGTGATGATTTCCGCCGCCATTTCCGGCGGCAGGGGGCGGTGCCAGAGCTCTTCCCCGCTCAGCCCCGATTTGATCAAAGCCCCTTGATAGGTGATCAAGGGCAGATCCAGTCCCAGTTCCAGGGCATAGGGCCGGGCGGAACGGTACATCCGGCCCGTGGCCAGAGTTACCGCCACCCCCCGGGCACTGGCGGCCTTAATAGCCGCCTGGGCCCGGGGGGAAATAGTACAGTCAGTTCGCAAGAGGGTATCATCCAGATCGATTGCTATTAATTTTACCAAGATAATTCCTCCTACTCCACCAGAGCATTAGCAATGGAACTGATAAATGATAACACAATCGCTCCCAGCAAAGCCGGAATGAAACCGGCTACATCAAATCCTTTCACCACTGAACCTACCAGATAGAGCATCATGCCATTGACCACCAGGGTAAAAATCCCCAGAGTCAGGATATTGAGGGGCAGAGTCAATAACAGCACCAGCGGCCTGATCACTGCATTGACTATGCCCAG of Carboxydocella sporoproducens DSM 16521 contains these proteins:
- a CDS encoding glucodextranase DOMON-like domain-containing protein yields the protein MRRFSVFLVFFLLLGLASSKSAAANAVPRQVLFQMEDPRGDDRGPGTYVYPKGPVFDPRHGLYDLTTFRVEVDDSSYYFYFTFAEKLSNPWGAPEGFSHQRIALYIDSQPNQGRSETWREGAYVDFDPRHGWEYFIDVTGWHKGAVYYWNQRKTEPGRRQGLLFRRATDGKTVEAVIPREALDEHPETWYYYVLIGSQDPIGPDGWRPVLAKATEWQFGGGTDTNLDPNVLDVLAPAAGENSQSSQLGSYSVEKQRLAVVKPVHPEQPVSIKKYTWYDRLVLAVREKGNAILKKYPWNIYFPVYVAAILAFLILLLLIGFNLANWRRRRK
- the hprK gene encoding HPr(Ser) kinase/phosphatase, yielding MVELKVRDLIKALGLEVLSGEEELGRKLKVADINRPGLVLAGFLQHFDHQRIQVLGTTEFAYLGTLPAEEAWQRWNVLLSLYFPCLIITRGIEIEPTWLEAAREKRIPLLRTPQPTTSFISRLTDFLEERLAPSATIHGVLVDVHGVGVLITGESGIGKSETALELVKRGHRLVADDAVEVIKIGERLSGRAPEVVRHLLEIRGLGILDIRTLFGAGAVRIEQTIHMAIRLEEWQEGKYYDRLGLDEEKVKLLGNEIPGITIPVRPGRNIASIIEVAAMNFRLKLLGHNAALELTRRLAALSLHEGE
- a CDS encoding HPr family phosphocarrier protein — its product is MAKVTVEITNEMGLHARPAALFVQTASRFKSQIKVSKDNHEVDGKSILGLMTLAAKKGSYLTIEAQGEDEEAAVETLAQLVAGGFNG
- a CDS encoding Cof-type HAD-IIB family hydrolase, with product MVKLIAIDLDDTLLRTDCTISPRAQAAIKAASARGVAVTLATGRMYRSARPYALELGLDLPLITYQGALIKSGLSGEELWHRPLPPEMAAEIITLAREEGIHANIYLDDHLYVEKATAEAEAYSQLARVPYTVEEDLRGRILASGQGPSKILLIAEPERLDQLAAALRPRWQGKVQLAKSKDHYLEFTHPEASKGQALIALCRHLDLELKDAMAIGDSFNDLDMIELAGIGVAMGNAKPEVKAIADYVTLANDDDGVAEAIHRFVL
- a CDS encoding phage holin family protein, giving the protein MTGLLIRWGINALSLMLTAYLIEGIEVRGFGAALIAVLVLGIVNAVIRPLVLLLTLPLNILTLGIFTLVVNGMMLYLVGSVVKGFDVAGFIPALLGAIVLSFISSIANALVE